One stretch of bacterium DNA includes these proteins:
- a CDS encoding secondary thiamine-phosphate synthase enzyme YjbQ — protein MSVVLKEFQVSTKGFTDVIDITDHVRRAVSEDNMQDGIVTVSVAGSTAAVSTIEFESGAVQDLRDAIERMAPSDIPYEHDLRWHDGNGFAHVRAAMIGSSLSVPLHSGGLVLGTWQQIVLLDFDNRPRSRRVFVQITGE, from the coding sequence ATGTCTGTTGTCCTGAAAGAGTTTCAGGTCTCCACTAAGGGGTTCACGGACGTCATAGATATCACCGACCATGTCAGAAGGGCTGTCTCTGAGGACAACATGCAAGATGGGATTGTAACGGTCTCAGTCGCTGGCTCTACCGCGGCTGTGAGCACTATCGAATTCGAGTCGGGCGCCGTTCAAGACCTCAGGGACGCGATTGAACGCATGGCGCCTTCTGATATACCATACGAGCACGATTTGAGATGGCATGATGGCAACGGCTTTGCACACGTCAGGGCGGCCATGATCGGCAGCTCGCTCTCGGTGCCGCTTCACTCCGGCGGCCTTGTCCTGGGCACCTGGCAGCAGATAGTTCTTCTGGATTTCGACAACAGGCCACGCAGCCGGAGAGTCTTCGTTCAGATCACGGGCGAGTGA
- a CDS encoding motility protein A, whose amino-acid sequence MDIATILGLLVGAGLILFGIGGSITAFVDIPSFLIVAGGTVGAAFISFPLKDMMSLTGVVQQALFVRVKPPNDLVKELVSFSQKARRDGMLSLEGASKEINDEYLKKGIGLAVDGTQAELVKEILETEMDYLSDRHKLGASILEAMGGYAPAFGMVGTLIGLILMLQSMDDPSSIGPAMAVALITTFYGALFANLVFVPLSSKLKKRSQEERLRKEMIVSGIMSIQSGDNPRLVEQKLNTFLPPKERETSFE is encoded by the coding sequence ATGGACATAGCGACTATTTTGGGGCTATTGGTTGGCGCCGGCCTCATCCTGTTCGGGATTGGCGGCTCAATCACAGCTTTTGTCGATATACCATCTTTCTTGATCGTGGCCGGTGGCACGGTGGGTGCGGCGTTTATCAGTTTTCCACTGAAGGATATGATGAGTCTGACAGGAGTTGTCCAGCAGGCCCTTTTCGTTCGGGTTAAGCCCCCCAACGACCTTGTTAAGGAGCTGGTCTCGTTCTCACAGAAGGCGAGAAGGGATGGAATGCTCTCGCTGGAGGGCGCATCAAAAGAGATAAACGACGAATACTTGAAGAAGGGGATAGGTCTAGCGGTTGACGGAACTCAAGCGGAACTCGTAAAGGAGATACTCGAGACGGAGATGGACTACTTGTCCGACCGCCACAAGCTCGGTGCCTCGATACTTGAGGCGATGGGCGGCTATGCGCCTGCGTTCGGCATGGTTGGCACTCTGATCGGGCTTATTCTCATGTTGCAGTCAATGGATGACCCGAGCAGCATCGGCCCGGCAATGGCGGTTGCGTTGATAACGACCTTTTACGGGGCCTTGTTTGCGAACCTGGTCTTCGTGCCTCTGAGCAGCAAGCTCAAGAAGAGGTCTCAAGAGGAAAGGCTGCGGAAGGAGATGATAGTCTCCGGCATCATGTCGATCCAAAGCGGCGACAATCCGCGGCTGGTGGAGCAGAAGCTGAATACGTTCCTGCCGCCGAAAGAGCGCGAGACCTCTTTCGAGTAG
- a CDS encoding flagellar motor protein MotB, with translation MARKKRAAEGGGVDQRWMLTFSDMMTLLLTFFVLLFSMSSTDSEKLHQAMKALKDEFAALNLGTLGIGGGSAGAPENPGLVIRPDEIRAAVDEIKRFISAEDLDDDAQVTRAGRRIKVSLAADVLFDTASVAVKPAARPLLHKIAGIATRLAKTVRVEGNTDSTAVVGQRFNSNLDLSAYRATSVLKTILEEKTFTPRGACVGAFGEYNPVRPKERNDRDRRANRRVDIFVVDPPDAESFWYALMESYLSNAGDRD, from the coding sequence ATGGCGAGGAAGAAACGGGCGGCTGAGGGCGGAGGCGTTGACCAGCGTTGGATGCTGACGTTCTCAGACATGATGACGTTGCTTCTGACGTTTTTCGTGCTCCTGTTCTCAATGTCATCAACAGACAGCGAGAAGCTGCACCAGGCGATGAAGGCGCTTAAGGATGAGTTTGCTGCTCTCAATCTCGGGACTTTGGGCATAGGCGGCGGCTCGGCCGGTGCGCCGGAGAACCCCGGTCTGGTGATACGGCCGGACGAGATACGAGCCGCAGTTGACGAGATCAAGAGATTCATTTCGGCTGAGGACCTCGATGACGATGCTCAAGTCACTCGGGCAGGGCGAAGGATAAAGGTCTCCCTTGCGGCGGACGTCCTGTTTGATACAGCCTCCGTAGCGGTCAAGCCGGCGGCGCGGCCCTTGCTTCACAAGATAGCGGGCATCGCAACAAGGCTTGCCAAGACAGTGAGGGTAGAGGGCAACACCGACAGCACAGCAGTCGTTGGTCAGAGATTCAACTCGAACCTGGACCTCTCAGCATACAGGGCGACCAGCGTCCTGAAGACCATTTTAGAAGAAAAAACCTTCACACCGCGAGGCGCTTGTGTCGGCGCTTTTGGTGAGTACAATCCGGTACGTCCCAAGGAGCGAAATGACAGGGACAGAAGGGCCAATCGGCGAGTTGACATCTTCGTTGTTGACCCGCCTGACGCCGAATCGTTCTGGTATGCGCTGATGGAATCTTATCTTAGTAATGCAGGCGATAGGGATTGA
- a CDS encoding oligopeptide transporter, OPT family: protein MQEDNEHINQDEQEFKPYVPAERIVPEMTVRSIVLGVVLGIVFGAANAYLGLKVGMTVSASIPVAVISMAILRGLMRGGTVLENNMVQTIGSAGESLAAGVIFTIPAMILLGIGDVGLLKIMVLALLGGWLGVLFMIPLRRYLIVSQHKKLPYPEGTACAEVLVAGDMGGAKAKKVFFGVAWGAIFKFLMDPHGLAIWKETPSWRLPLPQGAQVSVETLPSLLGVGFIIGPKISAYMLSGGVLGWLVFIPLFYALGSRINEPLFLASVPISQMEPIDVWHNYIRYIGAGAVAVGGIMSLIRAVPTLVESVKLGLSKAYKTLGIAETKRTDRDLSLKLVAAVAVAMGIAIWLLPQVDIGLVGGFLTVIFSFFFVTVSSRIVGILGSSSNPASGMTIATLLGTSAIFVLFGIDGTAGMAAALSVGAVVCISICIAGDTSQDLKTGFLVGATPRLQQIGEFLGVLTAALFVGGTLFILHEGYVIGSAALPAPQATLMKMVVQGVFQGRMPWTLIMVGAFTALVVELFGISSLPFAVGLYLPLELTTPIMMGALVKSAVEKTRNAKRLKGRGESGILFSSGLIAGGALVGIAFALIAYSGVKTGFGGGNWMGPWADPVSMALFVGLAVVLYKAARSS, encoded by the coding sequence ATGCAAGAGGATAATGAGCATATAAATCAGGACGAGCAGGAGTTCAAGCCCTACGTTCCAGCCGAGCGCATAGTGCCTGAGATGACCGTCAGATCAATCGTCTTGGGCGTCGTGCTGGGGATAGTGTTCGGGGCAGCCAACGCGTATCTCGGCCTGAAGGTCGGCATGACCGTCAGCGCCTCGATCCCCGTGGCAGTCATCTCGATGGCGATATTGCGCGGCCTGATGCGAGGCGGGACTGTGCTTGAGAACAACATGGTTCAGACGATCGGCTCGGCCGGCGAATCGCTTGCGGCCGGCGTCATCTTCACCATTCCGGCGATGATTCTGCTCGGTATTGGCGATGTTGGCCTCCTGAAGATCATGGTTCTCGCGCTCTTGGGCGGGTGGCTCGGCGTGCTGTTCATGATCCCACTGAGGCGCTATCTGATCGTCTCTCAGCATAAGAAACTGCCGTATCCCGAGGGGACTGCGTGCGCCGAGGTGCTCGTTGCGGGCGACATGGGCGGCGCAAAGGCCAAGAAGGTCTTCTTTGGCGTGGCGTGGGGCGCCATCTTCAAGTTCCTAATGGACCCTCACGGCCTCGCCATCTGGAAGGAGACGCCGAGCTGGCGGCTCCCCCTCCCGCAGGGCGCACAGGTCAGTGTCGAGACGCTCCCATCGCTCTTGGGCGTCGGGTTCATAATTGGCCCGAAGATATCAGCCTACATGCTCTCCGGAGGCGTTCTGGGCTGGCTCGTCTTCATCCCCCTGTTCTACGCACTGGGCTCACGCATCAACGAGCCGCTCTTCCTCGCGAGCGTGCCCATCAGTCAAATGGAGCCAATAGATGTCTGGCACAACTACATCAGATACATCGGTGCGGGCGCGGTCGCGGTCGGTGGGATAATGAGCCTCATCAGGGCGGTCCCGACCCTCGTCGAGTCCGTGAAGCTGGGACTGAGCAAGGCCTACAAAACACTCGGAATCGCCGAGACCAAGCGGACTGACCGGGACCTCTCGCTCAAGCTCGTCGCAGCCGTCGCGGTAGCGATGGGTATAGCGATCTGGCTTCTTCCGCAGGTTGACATCGGCCTTGTCGGGGGGTTCCTGACGGTCATCTTCAGCTTCTTCTTCGTTACGGTCTCCTCCAGAATCGTGGGCATACTAGGCAGCTCCTCGAATCCCGCATCTGGCATGACGATAGCAACACTCTTGGGAACTTCGGCCATCTTCGTCCTGTTCGGGATCGATGGCACGGCGGGAATGGCCGCGGCTCTCAGCGTGGGCGCGGTCGTCTGCATCTCGATCTGCATAGCTGGGGACACGTCGCAGGACCTAAAGACGGGCTTTTTGGTTGGGGCAACGCCGCGGCTGCAACAGATAGGGGAATTCTTGGGCGTTCTGACGGCTGCACTGTTCGTCGGCGGCACCCTGTTCATCCTGCACGAGGGATACGTCATCGGCTCGGCCGCGCTCCCGGCGCCTCAGGCAACGCTGATGAAAATGGTCGTTCAGGGCGTTTTCCAGGGCAGAATGCCGTGGACATTGATCATGGTTGGGGCATTCACCGCACTGGTCGTCGAGCTCTTCGGCATCTCCTCGCTCCCCTTCGCGGTCGGCCTCTACCTACCGCTCGAACTCACAACGCCAATCATGATGGGCGCCCTTGTCAAGAGCGCAGTGGAGAAGACCAGGAATGCCAAACGGCTCAAGGGGCGGGGAGAGAGCGGGATATTGTTCAGCTCGGGGCTGATAGCAGGTGGTGCCTTGGTTGGCATTGCCTTCGCACTCATCGCATACTCCGGCGTAAAGACGGGCTTTGGCGGAGGCAACTGGATGGGCCCCTGGGCAGATCCTGTCTCAATGGCTCTATTTGTCGGGCTGGCCGTAGTCCTCTACAAAGCCGCCCGATCAAGTTGA
- a CDS encoding twin-arginine translocase TatA/TatE family subunit encodes MFGIGLTELLLVFVIALLFVGPKRLPGVARGIGRALGQLSDMSRQFYMALTDAARQQDADGSSVPDWFSDVAKPGSSIKVRPLGKDDDKT; translated from the coding sequence TTGTTTGGCATTGGGTTGACGGAGCTTCTGCTAGTCTTTGTGATAGCGCTGCTGTTCGTTGGGCCGAAGAGGCTGCCCGGGGTTGCGCGGGGTATAGGTCGGGCTCTGGGCCAGCTCTCCGATATGTCTCGGCAGTTCTATATGGCGTTGACAGATGCCGCAAGGCAGCAGGACGCGGACGGCTCAAGCGTGCCCGATTGGTTCTCGGACGTTGCCAAGCCCGGAAGCTCGATCAAAGTTCGGCCGCTCGGCAAAGATGACGACAAGACGTAG
- a CDS encoding DNA methyltransferase — translation MPTTHKIVFGDSRSMTELADESVHLIITSPPYWQLKDYGVKGQIGFDDTYEDYINNLNLVWKECERVLHKGCRLCINIGDQFARAAYYGRYKVIPIRTEVVRMCEALGLDYMGAIIWQKVTTCNTTGGASIMGSYPYPRNGIIKLDYEFILIFKKLGEPPEVSDEARKASKLSLTDWNKCFYGHWNFPGERISRGSAGKKKPPPTLKSSSPFGDESPAVSGREMRPKGGRAPELEHIAPFPEELPKRLIRMFTFVGDTVLDPFLGSGTTTLAAKNQDRSSIGYEINADYRPLIEQKTGARDVATFGGDVRFEFIEQDDKSDKSGRSDITNGIKALPYIFKDVVQMTRKVDPRKKTYGSRVRAGNVPEEELRKVKLILGPWLLELDDETKVHLIGYRPIAGKEAEVTALLERLTLGKKVYLRESKRFKFDDKGRLLAYVYLDDDTFVNAELIKTELVDIDTTYE, via the coding sequence ATGCCAACGACGCACAAGATAGTCTTCGGCGATAGCCGCTCGATGACGGAGCTGGCCGACGAGTCGGTCCACCTTATCATCACCTCGCCACCGTACTGGCAGCTGAAGGACTACGGCGTCAAGGGCCAGATCGGCTTCGATGACACCTACGAGGACTATATCAACAACCTCAACCTCGTCTGGAAGGAGTGCGAGCGCGTCCTGCACAAGGGCTGCCGACTCTGCATCAACATCGGCGACCAGTTCGCCCGTGCCGCATACTACGGCAGATACAAGGTCATCCCAATCCGCACCGAGGTCGTCAGGATGTGCGAGGCGCTGGGGCTAGACTACATGGGCGCGATCATCTGGCAAAAAGTAACGACCTGCAACACCACTGGCGGCGCCTCGATCATGGGCTCTTATCCCTACCCCCGGAACGGGATCATCAAGCTGGATTACGAGTTCATACTCATCTTCAAGAAACTCGGCGAGCCGCCCGAGGTCTCGGACGAGGCGAGAAAAGCCTCGAAGCTCAGCCTAACTGACTGGAACAAGTGCTTCTACGGGCACTGGAACTTCCCCGGCGAGCGAATATCGCGCGGCTCGGCGGGCAAGAAAAAGCCACCACCGACACTAAAGAGCTCATCGCCGTTTGGGGACGAATCGCCAGCAGTGTCGGGGCGCGAGATGAGGCCAAAAGGGGGCAGGGCGCCCGAGCTTGAGCACATCGCGCCGTTCCCCGAGGAGCTCCCAAAGCGACTCATCCGGATGTTCACTTTCGTCGGCGATACGGTGCTCGACCCATTTCTGGGAAGCGGCACCACGACTCTCGCGGCCAAGAATCAGGACCGCAGCTCGATCGGCTACGAGATCAACGCTGACTACCGCCCGCTTATCGAGCAGAAGACCGGCGCCCGGGATGTGGCCACTTTCGGCGGTGACGTCAGATTCGAGTTCATCGAGCAAGATGATAAGTCCGACAAGTCGGGCAGGTCTGACATCACAAATGGAATCAAGGCGCTGCCCTACATATTCAAGGACGTGGTCCAGATGACCCGGAAGGTCGATCCGCGAAAGAAGACCTACGGCTCGCGGGTTCGGGCTGGCAACGTGCCCGAAGAGGAGCTCCGCAAGGTGAAGCTCATCCTCGGTCCGTGGCTTCTGGAGCTCGACGACGAGACGAAGGTCCACCTGATCGGCTACCGGCCGATTGCGGGCAAGGAGGCGGAGGTTACCGCCCTGCTCGAGAGGCTCACGCTGGGCAAGAAGGTCTATTTAAGGGAGTCCAAGCGCTTCAAGTTCGACGACAAGGGCCGCCTGCTCGCCTACGTCTATCTTGACGACGACACCTTCGTCAACGCCGAGCTCATCAAGACGGAGCTGGTGGACATCGACACCACGTATGAGTGA
- a CDS encoding FliM/FliN family flagellar motor switch protein: MAKILHSSETVSVSEPIGRKPDKAAQTSMGFLSDVPVTVSVVMGRTTITVRELLELSVGSVLEINRPVDESFDLNINGAPFGKVEVSVIEDTYGLRIAEIVDPFEG, encoded by the coding sequence ATGGCTAAGATTCTGCACTCATCTGAGACTGTGTCCGTTTCAGAACCCATAGGCAGAAAACCGGACAAGGCTGCGCAGACCTCAATGGGTTTCCTCTCGGATGTCCCTGTTACAGTTTCGGTCGTAATGGGCCGGACAACCATTACTGTGAGGGAACTGTTAGAATTGAGTGTTGGCAGTGTTTTGGAGATCAACAGGCCGGTCGACGAGAGCTTTGACCTCAATATAAACGGAGCGCCGTTTGGGAAAGTGGAAGTATCGGTCATTGAGGACACCTACGGTCTGCGTATTGCGGAGATAGTTGATCCTTTCGAGGGGTAG
- a CDS encoding sigma-70 family RNA polymerase sigma factor translates to MGDKNGLKRKEGPPEDILGTYLDEISRTPLLTREEEIELGRRARKGDKSAIEQLVEANLRFVVSIAKKYASSRVPLPDLINEGNIGLIEAAKRFDPNKANRFVTYAKWWIQQAIRSALAAQAGVVRLPVKQTIRLRAIKRAYECLRDKLDRAPDAREVAEYVGLSEAEVETLMRAAADAISIESSKEQGTDILEANLDDAETYGESEIERALILQSYTDRLRELIEQLNEQEKKVITLRFGLKDGVKRSLESIGQEMGLSRERIRQIEAAALRNMRFYAKERHLAVVLN, encoded by the coding sequence ATGGGCGACAAGAACGGGCTCAAGCGTAAGGAAGGGCCTCCCGAGGACATCCTCGGCACATACCTTGATGAGATCTCGAGAACACCCCTTCTCACAAGGGAAGAGGAGATCGAACTGGGCCGACGCGCAAGAAAGGGAGACAAGAGCGCCATCGAGCAGCTGGTCGAGGCAAACCTGCGCTTTGTGGTCTCAATAGCCAAGAAATACGCCAGTAGCCGAGTCCCGCTGCCTGACTTGATCAACGAGGGCAACATAGGCCTCATCGAGGCGGCCAAGAGGTTCGATCCCAACAAGGCTAATCGCTTCGTCACCTATGCCAAATGGTGGATCCAGCAGGCCATCAGGTCAGCGCTGGCGGCGCAGGCCGGCGTCGTGCGCTTGCCCGTCAAGCAAACGATCAGACTGCGGGCGATTAAGAGGGCCTACGAATGCCTGCGGGACAAGCTGGATAGAGCTCCCGATGCACGCGAGGTGGCCGAATATGTTGGACTTTCTGAGGCGGAGGTCGAGACCCTTATGAGAGCGGCGGCTGACGCTATTTCCATCGAATCATCAAAGGAGCAAGGGACGGACATCCTCGAGGCGAATCTCGACGACGCCGAGACATACGGTGAGAGCGAGATTGAGCGGGCGCTAATACTCCAAAGCTACACGGACCGACTTCGAGAGCTCATTGAGCAGCTGAACGAACAAGAGAAGAAGGTAATCACGCTCAGGTTCGGCCTCAAGGACGGCGTCAAGAGAAGCCTCGAGAGCATCGGCCAGGAGATGGGACTGAGTCGAGAACGGATCAGGCAGATCGAGGCAGCGGCCCTGCGCAACATGCGGTTCTACGCGAAGGAAAGGCACCTCGCAGTCGTCCTCAACTGA
- a CDS encoding OmpA family protein, with amino-acid sequence MAEEESQELPGWVPLFTSLMILMCAFFILLVAYSSFDTKRSKKAIGSLQGTFGVSGSLGLFPMSGGASSIRSPKDVSKTPRTRSRAQKVRAFTRFCQARKGVRVQYSSKGIRIDTAERVLFDLGSAKLNKGSREFLTKVADLLEESQSRAIVEGHCDESDIKASQFASGWELSIERALSVTRFLIDFGIDPGKLSSYGYGQFNPLTSEDGDKQKFNRRVTMLIDIGDVQGLLKDSEERDGEEETGG; translated from the coding sequence ATGGCCGAAGAGGAATCGCAAGAGCTTCCCGGTTGGGTGCCGCTTTTCACCTCGTTGATGATCCTAATGTGCGCCTTCTTCATTCTGCTCGTGGCATATTCGTCATTTGACACGAAGAGGTCCAAGAAGGCGATCGGATCGCTGCAAGGGACATTTGGGGTTTCCGGCTCGCTGGGGCTGTTTCCCATGAGCGGCGGGGCTTCCTCAATTCGCAGCCCCAAGGATGTGTCGAAGACCCCAAGGACGAGATCGAGGGCGCAAAAGGTTCGCGCGTTCACAAGATTCTGCCAGGCGCGCAAGGGGGTCCGTGTGCAGTACAGTTCTAAGGGCATACGAATTGACACGGCTGAACGAGTGCTGTTCGATCTCGGGTCCGCGAAGTTGAACAAGGGCAGCAGAGAGTTCTTGACCAAGGTGGCTGACCTTCTCGAGGAGTCTCAGAGCCGTGCAATTGTTGAGGGCCACTGCGATGAGTCGGACATCAAGGCATCGCAGTTCGCTTCGGGCTGGGAGCTCTCCATTGAAAGGGCCTTGTCGGTTACGAGGTTCTTGATAGACTTCGGCATCGACCCGGGCAAATTGTCCAGCTACGGCTATGGGCAATTCAATCCGCTCACCAGCGAAGATGGCGACAAGCAGAAGTTCAATCGCAGGGTAACAATGCTGATAGATATAGGGGATGTGCAGGGCTTGCTGAAAGACTCAGAGGAGAGAGATGGCGAGGAAGAAACGGGCGGCTGA
- a CDS encoding glucose-6-phosphate isomerase: protein MDIDIKLLQFDCQNALADVVGSLNGIEREELDEFAKKRGNKAARAIMNRRVDLKLAFADAVHDHESIGAAKSLAKRLAGRFDNLVIIGIGGSALGNTMLHSALLDPLHNLKTTEQRNGSPRWFVLDNVDPDWTSALLETLDLSKTLFVVTSKSGTTPEAIANFAIAYGRLRGAVAQSDVASHVVAITDPENGFLRRLAKDEGFKTLAIPPKLGGRFSVLSPVGLFPAALCGIGVESLLMGARRMLEGCYDRGVVTDSPAYLAALVYYLADTTKGKHINVLFPYSSRLAAFSDWFVQLWAESLGKAANRDGMTVNAGQTPLGAIGATDQHSQNQLFMEGPADKIITFVDVERFKQDCTIPDDFQNDPQVGYLAGHSLAKLLSAEKKGTELALKERKRPTCSIKLPVVDEATVGQLIMMFEMATAFAGELYNINAFDQPGVELGKKIAKDRLRR from the coding sequence ATGGATATCGACATCAAGCTGTTGCAGTTTGACTGCCAAAACGCCCTGGCGGATGTGGTCGGCAGTCTCAATGGTATCGAGCGTGAAGAGCTGGATGAGTTTGCGAAAAAAAGAGGAAACAAGGCAGCACGTGCCATAATGAACAGGCGTGTGGACCTGAAGCTGGCATTTGCTGACGCCGTGCATGATCACGAGAGCATCGGAGCAGCCAAGTCCCTTGCCAAGCGGCTCGCGGGAAGGTTCGACAACCTCGTGATTATCGGCATCGGCGGCTCCGCTCTGGGCAACACTATGCTCCACTCGGCCCTGCTTGATCCCCTGCACAACTTGAAGACAACCGAGCAGCGAAATGGCAGTCCCAGGTGGTTTGTGCTCGACAACGTCGATCCTGATTGGACATCCGCGCTTCTCGAGACGCTAGACCTGTCAAAGACGCTCTTCGTCGTAACAAGCAAGTCGGGCACGACGCCTGAGGCCATAGCGAACTTCGCCATCGCCTACGGGCGACTTCGCGGCGCGGTCGCTCAATCCGACGTCGCATCACACGTCGTAGCCATCACCGACCCTGAGAATGGCTTCCTGCGGCGGCTGGCCAAAGACGAGGGTTTCAAAACACTCGCCATTCCGCCCAAACTCGGCGGCAGATTCTCCGTGCTATCGCCGGTCGGCCTCTTCCCCGCTGCGCTATGCGGTATCGGCGTTGAATCGCTCTTGATGGGAGCTCGTCGGATGCTGGAAGGCTGCTACGACCGAGGCGTAGTAACCGACAGCCCTGCCTATCTCGCCGCCCTGGTCTATTACCTGGCGGACACGACCAAGGGCAAGCACATCAACGTCCTATTCCCCTATAGCTCGCGGCTGGCTGCGTTCTCGGACTGGTTCGTCCAGCTTTGGGCGGAGAGCCTTGGCAAAGCCGCAAATCGCGATGGCATGACGGTCAATGCCGGTCAGACACCGCTTGGCGCCATCGGCGCCACGGACCAGCACTCGCAGAATCAGCTCTTCATGGAAGGACCCGCCGACAAGATAATAACGTTCGTTGACGTCGAGCGGTTCAAACAGGACTGCACCATCCCTGACGACTTTCAGAATGACCCACAAGTGGGCTACCTTGCCGGCCACTCGCTCGCCAAACTGCTCAGCGCAGAGAAAAAGGGCACTGAACTTGCGCTCAAAGAACGCAAGAGACCAACGTGCTCGATCAAGCTCCCCGTTGTGGATGAGGCCACCGTGGGGCAGCTCATCATGATGTTCGAGATGGCGACCGCCTTCGCCGGCGAGCTCTACAACATCAACGCCTTCGACCAGCCCGGAGTGGAATTGGGCAAGAAGATCGCCAAAGACCGCCTGCGCCGTTAA
- a CDS encoding flagellar basal body-associated FliL family protein, whose amino-acid sequence MAESNGQAQGVGSQQGGGETKKKVSIVKILILLMIAVVVFGGVAAGVLYFLYGVESSDTGGASKTVPSKPQESGAPLTPAASTVVSTYELKSFIVNLADSGSYLKITLALGYGIAEQEPLLKSKEPQIRDAILTILSSKSAKSLSTKHGKMKLKDDINKALNELPGLVNVVISVYFTEFQIL is encoded by the coding sequence GTGGCGGAAAGTAACGGACAGGCGCAAGGCGTAGGGTCGCAGCAGGGCGGAGGCGAGACGAAGAAGAAAGTCTCGATTGTCAAGATACTTATCCTTCTTATGATCGCCGTTGTCGTGTTTGGTGGTGTTGCCGCAGGTGTTCTGTATTTTCTCTATGGTGTGGAATCGAGCGACACTGGCGGCGCCTCGAAGACGGTGCCCAGCAAGCCGCAAGAGTCCGGGGCGCCTTTGACACCAGCGGCTTCCACGGTGGTTAGCACCTACGAACTGAAATCGTTCATTGTCAATCTAGCGGACAGCGGGTCATATCTCAAGATCACGTTAGCGCTGGGCTACGGCATTGCAGAGCAGGAGCCGCTTCTAAAGAGCAAAGAGCCGCAGATAAGAGATGCCATACTGACGATATTGTCCTCCAAAAGCGCCAAGTCCTTGTCAACCAAACATGGGAAGATGAAGCTCAAGGACGACATCAACAAAGCACTGAACGAGTTGCCTGGTCTTGTTAATGTTGTTATATCTGTCTACTTCACCGAATTTCAGATTCTATGA
- a CDS encoding flagellar biosynthetic protein FliO, with product MRGKAYLGFILIAGVLLASVLPVPLWAQGEYLGNALDELASPSPSPSPPKEAPSFTEMSVRMFIVLIVIIGLIILLGFFMGKFLKGRRFGAGKMATVLCVTHIVDRKYIAVVEVLGRTLIVGVGADSVALLADIGAALPLEAQAAVTPEGTNPKENQEGFSDVLADKLSTMESDQAHSFLDSLTDQVKKKISRLKE from the coding sequence ATGCGGGGAAAGGCATACTTAGGTTTCATTCTCATTGCGGGCGTGCTTTTGGCCTCGGTTCTCCCCGTCCCTTTGTGGGCTCAGGGAGAATACCTCGGCAATGCGCTGGATGAGCTAGCATCCCCCTCGCCCTCGCCCTCGCCCCCGAAGGAGGCCCCATCCTTCACTGAGATGTCGGTCCGCATGTTCATAGTCCTTATCGTAATTATCGGGCTGATCATCCTACTGGGGTTTTTCATGGGAAAGTTTCTGAAGGGACGACGGTTTGGGGCTGGCAAGATGGCAACTGTCCTGTGCGTTACGCACATCGTAGATAGGAAATACATCGCCGTGGTTGAGGTGCTCGGAAGAACACTGATCGTCGGGGTAGGCGCAGATTCGGTTGCGCTGCTGGCTGACATAGGGGCGGCGCTGCCCCTGGAAGCACAGGCTGCGGTCACTCCGGAGGGCACGAACCCTAAAGAGAATCAGGAAGGTTTCTCAGACGTGCTGGCAGACAAGCTCTCAACGATGGAATCAGACCAAGCCCACTCATTCCTGGACAGCCTCACTGACCAGGTGAAGAAGAAAATATCGCGCCTCAAGGAATAG